A genomic region of Rhodanobacter sp. contains the following coding sequences:
- the coaE gene encoding dephospho-CoA kinase: protein MSDYLVALTGGIAAGKSAVTQRFAALGVPVHDADVAAREVVAPDSEGLAAVLAAFGRDALDAKGHLDRPAMRRRVFADPAARQTLEAIVHPRVRHWLHERALADTAPYCLLAIPLLAENLDHYRWIDRVLLVDAPVDLQLARLIARDGIDETLARCMLAQQADREQRLALAHDVIDNSGDEAALDAAVAALHQRYLALAATR from the coding sequence ATGAGCGATTACCTGGTCGCGCTTACCGGCGGCATCGCTGCCGGCAAGAGCGCGGTGACGCAGCGGTTCGCCGCCCTGGGCGTGCCGGTACACGATGCCGACGTCGCTGCGCGCGAAGTCGTCGCGCCAGACAGCGAAGGGCTGGCCGCCGTGCTCGCCGCCTTCGGCAGGGATGCGCTGGACGCGAAGGGCCATCTGGATCGCCCCGCCATGCGCCGCCGCGTGTTCGCCGATCCCGCGGCGCGGCAGACGCTGGAGGCCATCGTCCACCCGCGCGTGCGCCATTGGCTGCACGAACGCGCACTGGCCGACACGGCGCCGTACTGCCTGCTGGCGATCCCGTTGCTGGCCGAGAACCTCGATCATTACCGCTGGATCGACCGTGTGCTGCTGGTCGATGCCCCCGTGGATTTGCAACTGGCCCGGCTGATCGCCCGTGACGGCATCGACGAAACGCTGGCCCGGTGCATGCTGGCCCAGCAGGCCGATCGCGAGCAGCGTCTCGCACTGGCCCACGACGTGATCGACAACAGCGGCGACGAGGCCGCACTGGATGCGGCCGTGGCCGCGCTGCACCAGCGCTACCTGGCGCTGGCTGCCACACGTTAG
- a CDS encoding A24 family peptidase, with protein MPDLPFSAWAALAAVLGLLVGSFLNVVILRLPERMAAAWRREARDVLELEAVDEALPPGIVREPSHCPHCKHPLSAADNIPLFGWLLLGGRCRYCKTKISIQYPLVELLSGVLSAVVVWKFGPTWPALAGLVFTWTLIALAGIDFRTQLLPDQLTLPLLWLGLLLALLPVFVAAPSAIVGAAIGYLSLWSVYWGFKLLTGKEGMGHGDFKLLAALGAWMGPVALLPIVLLSSLIGAIVGGSLIALKRHESGVPMPFGPFIAMAGWVWFVAGDSLLHAYLQLTGLR; from the coding sequence ATGCCCGATCTGCCCTTTTCCGCCTGGGCCGCCCTCGCCGCCGTACTCGGCCTGCTGGTGGGCAGTTTCCTCAACGTGGTGATCCTGCGTCTGCCCGAACGCATGGCGGCCGCGTGGCGACGCGAAGCCCGCGACGTGCTGGAACTGGAAGCCGTCGACGAAGCGCTGCCGCCGGGCATCGTGCGCGAGCCCTCGCATTGCCCGCACTGCAAGCATCCGTTGTCAGCGGCGGACAACATCCCGCTGTTCGGCTGGCTGCTGCTGGGCGGGCGCTGCCGCTATTGCAAGACGAAGATCTCGATCCAGTACCCGCTGGTGGAGCTGTTGAGCGGCGTGCTCAGCGCCGTGGTGGTGTGGAAGTTCGGTCCGACCTGGCCGGCACTGGCCGGACTGGTGTTCACCTGGACGCTGATCGCCTTGGCCGGCATCGATTTCCGCACGCAACTCCTGCCCGACCAGCTCACCCTGCCCCTGCTGTGGCTGGGCCTGCTGCTGGCGCTGCTGCCGGTTTTCGTCGCCGCGCCGTCGGCCATCGTGGGCGCGGCCATCGGTTATCTCAGCCTGTGGTCCGTGTACTGGGGCTTCAAGTTGCTCACCGGCAAGGAGGGCATGGGCCACGGCGACTTCAAGCTGCTGGCCGCGCTGGGCGCGTGGATGGGGCCGGTGGCGCTGCTGCCCATCGTGCTGCTTTCCTCGCTCATCGGCGCCATCGTCGGCGGCAGCCTGATCGCGCTGAAGCGCCACGAGAGCGGTGTGCCGATGCCGTTCGGCCCCTTCATCGCCATGGCCGGCTGGGTATGGTTCGTGGCCGGCGACAGCCTGCTGCACGCCTACCTGCAGCTCACAGGCCTGCGATGA
- a CDS encoding glycosyltransferase family 2 protein has protein sequence MNRLSIILPAKNEAPALAQLLPRLRAAQPDAEIIVVDDGSSDDTRAVCSQSGVTCLSSPYSMGNGAAIKRGARAAKGELLVFMDGDGQHDPADVARLLAKLDEGFDMAVGARDWGSQAGVGRGVANTLYNWLATRMTGHPVADLTSGFRAVRADKFREFIHLLPNGFSYPTTSTMAFFRSAYPVAYVPIKAAQRVGKSHIKPIKDGVRFLLIIFKIATLYSPLKLFVPAAVAFFVLGCTNYAWTFMHEGRLTNGSTLLWSAAVVVFLIGLVSEQITALTYRRDV, from the coding sequence TTGAACCGTCTCAGCATCATCCTGCCTGCCAAGAACGAAGCGCCGGCGCTTGCCCAACTGCTGCCGCGATTGCGCGCAGCGCAGCCCGATGCGGAGATCATCGTGGTGGATGATGGCTCATCGGACGATACGCGCGCCGTATGCAGCCAGTCCGGCGTCACCTGCCTCTCCTCGCCGTATTCCATGGGCAATGGTGCGGCGATCAAACGCGGCGCCCGCGCTGCCAAGGGTGAGTTGCTGGTGTTCATGGATGGCGACGGGCAGCACGACCCGGCCGACGTGGCACGCCTGCTGGCCAAGCTCGACGAAGGTTTCGACATGGCCGTCGGTGCCCGCGACTGGGGCAGCCAGGCAGGTGTGGGCCGTGGCGTGGCCAACACCCTCTACAACTGGCTGGCCACCCGCATGACCGGACATCCGGTCGCCGACCTCACCTCCGGCTTCCGCGCCGTGCGTGCCGACAAGTTTCGCGAGTTCATCCACCTGCTGCCCAACGGCTTCAGCTACCCCACCACCAGCACCATGGCCTTCTTCCGCAGCGCCTACCCGGTGGCCTATGTGCCGATCAAGGCCGCGCAGCGGGTGGGCAAGAGCCACATCAAGCCGATCAAGGACGGCGTGCGCTTCCTGCTGATCATCTTCAAGATCGCCACGTTGTATTCGCCGTTGAAGCTGTTCGTGCCCGCGGCGGTAGCGTTCTTTGTGCTGGGTTGTACCAACTACGCCTGGACGTTCATGCACGAGGGACGGCTGACGAACGGCAGTACATTGCTGTGGAGTGCGGCAGTGGTTGTTTTCCTGATCGGGCTTGTGTCCGAACAGATCACGGCGCTGACGTATCGCCGCGATGTATGA
- a CDS encoding SDR family oxidoreductase yields MFEGKTLLVTGATSGIGFATTRRLLAEGARVVAVGRNPQRLAELVQHGGDAVLPLAFDLTDFARYREVLAPVPALDGLVHSAGIVENNPLRFFSLETHQRIVAINQTAPLALVAELARSNKLNAGSAIVLLSSILGQGIGMKGTASYAGTKAALTAFARVMALELAHKGIRVNCVAPGMVQTELVENQHQLSEEAMQADRARYPLGKRYATAHEVAAAIRFLLSSDAAFMTGQTLVVDGGFTAQ; encoded by the coding sequence ATGTTTGAAGGCAAGACCCTGCTCGTCACCGGCGCGACTTCGGGGATCGGTTTCGCCACGACACGGCGATTGCTGGCCGAGGGCGCCAGGGTAGTGGCCGTCGGCCGCAATCCGCAGCGCCTGGCGGAGCTTGTGCAGCATGGCGGCGACGCGGTGCTGCCGCTGGCTTTCGACCTCACCGATTTCGCGCGCTATCGCGAAGTGCTGGCTCCGGTGCCGGCACTGGATGGCCTGGTCCATTCCGCCGGCATCGTGGAGAACAACCCGCTGCGCTTCTTCTCGCTGGAAACGCACCAGCGCATCGTGGCGATCAACCAGACGGCGCCACTGGCCCTGGTGGCCGAGCTTGCGCGTTCCAACAAGCTCAATGCGGGCAGCGCGATCGTCTTGCTTTCCTCCATCCTCGGCCAGGGCATCGGAATGAAAGGCACGGCCAGTTACGCGGGCACCAAGGCGGCATTGACTGCGTTTGCGCGGGTGATGGCGCTGGAACTGGCGCACAAGGGCATACGCGTGAACTGCGTGGCTCCAGGCATGGTGCAGACCGAGCTCGTGGAGAACCAGCATCAACTGTCCGAAGAGGCGATGCAAGCCGACCGCGCCCGCTACCCGTTGGGCAAACGCTACGCGACGGCTCACGAGGTCGCCGCCGCCATCCGCTTCCTGCTCTCGTCCGATGCGGCCTTCATGACGGGCCAGACGCTTGTCGTCGATGGCGGATTCACGGCCCAATGA
- a CDS encoding ketoacyl-ACP synthase III: MPEVYIRGIGAALGGHIEQNDAVTLGQPEAECQRIVAKVGVHSRPIAAEGQYTSDLARAAVASLLEKTATPAGEVGALLVCTQTPDHLIPGVSSRLHGQFDFPADCFVLDINQGCSGFVLGSQVMANWLRASGGQGVLANADTYSRLIRPDDLATRMLFGDAAAATLYSTRPGGLRIVDCRSYADGSGYDAFVARGSALRIDAQGAAGICMDGPGILNFALRKVPEAMAHALDAQGLAAEKLRMVLFHQANSFVVGQLMRKLKLAEAQVPQNCAHLGNTVSASIPLLLLEQMDKLRPGDLVLAVGFGVGLSWGTLLLECVKNQGVA, translated from the coding sequence ATGCCTGAGGTCTACATCCGCGGCATTGGCGCCGCGCTCGGCGGCCACATCGAACAGAACGACGCGGTCACGCTGGGCCAGCCGGAGGCCGAGTGCCAGCGCATCGTCGCCAAGGTCGGCGTGCATAGCCGGCCGATCGCCGCGGAAGGCCAGTACACCAGCGACCTCGCGCGTGCGGCCGTCGCATCGCTGCTGGAAAAGACGGCGACTCCGGCCGGCGAGGTCGGCGCGCTGCTGGTGTGCACGCAGACGCCCGACCATCTCATCCCCGGCGTGTCCTCGCGCCTGCACGGGCAATTCGACTTTCCTGCCGACTGCTTCGTGCTCGACATCAACCAGGGCTGCTCGGGTTTCGTGCTGGGTTCGCAGGTGATGGCGAACTGGTTGCGCGCTTCCGGCGGGCAGGGCGTGCTCGCGAATGCGGATACCTATTCGCGGCTCATCCGCCCGGACGACCTCGCCACGCGCATGCTGTTTGGCGACGCGGCGGCGGCCACGCTGTACTCCACCCGGCCCGGCGGCCTGCGCATCGTCGATTGCCGCAGCTATGCCGACGGTTCGGGCTACGACGCGTTCGTGGCCCGCGGGTCCGCCTTGCGCATCGATGCGCAAGGGGCGGCCGGCATCTGCATGGACGGCCCGGGCATCCTCAATTTCGCGTTGCGCAAGGTGCCGGAGGCGATGGCGCATGCGCTCGACGCGCAAGGCCTGGCCGCGGAAAAGCTGCGCATGGTGCTGTTCCACCAGGCCAACAGCTTCGTGGTGGGTCAGCTCATGCGCAAATTGAAACTGGCCGAGGCACAGGTGCCGCAGAACTGCGCGCACCTCGGCAACACCGTTTCCGCGTCGATTCCCTTGCTGCTGCTGGAACAGATGGACAAGCTGCGTCCGGGCGACCTCGTGCTCGCCGTCGGCTTCGGCGTCGGCCTGTCGTGGGGCACCTTGCTGCTGGAATGCGTCAAAAACCAAGGTGTCGCGTAA
- a CDS encoding type II secretion system F family protein — protein sequence MATASATAKKDTRTLGAERAAVSKLTTYEWEALDKRGKRMKGEMPAKNASLVKAELRRQGMNPQTVKERAKPLFGSSGSTVQPRDVAVFSRQIATMMMSGVPMVQSFDIIADGQKNVRFKNMLMDVKQGLEGGQALHEALGRYPVQFDELYRNLVRAGEASGVLDTVLDTVATYKERTEALKKKIKKALFYPIMVVAVAILVSMIMLLFVVPVFADTFKQAGAALPAPTQFVVSASEFMKSWWWMILIVIVGGVVGLVQGKRRSVKFAHFLDRVTLKLPVFGKIMRESAIARFARTLGVTFHAGVPLVEALDSVSGATGSVVYGDAVKQMRDDISVGHQLQLAMKQTGLFPNMVVQMTAIGEESGALDNMLFKVAEFYEEEVENAVDTLSTLLEPMIMVILGVVVGGMVVALYLPIFKLAGTF from the coding sequence ATGGCCACGGCATCCGCAACCGCAAAGAAAGACACGCGCACGCTCGGCGCGGAGCGTGCCGCCGTCAGCAAGCTCACCACCTATGAGTGGGAGGCCCTGGACAAGCGCGGCAAACGCATGAAGGGCGAGATGCCGGCCAAGAACGCCTCGCTGGTTAAAGCGGAGCTGCGGCGCCAGGGCATGAACCCGCAGACCGTCAAGGAGCGCGCCAAACCGCTGTTCGGCTCTAGCGGGAGCACGGTGCAGCCACGCGACGTGGCGGTCTTCAGCCGCCAGATCGCCACCATGATGATGTCCGGCGTGCCGATGGTGCAGTCCTTCGACATCATTGCGGACGGCCAGAAAAACGTCCGCTTCAAGAACATGCTGATGGATGTGAAGCAAGGCCTGGAGGGCGGGCAGGCCTTGCACGAGGCACTGGGCCGCTATCCGGTGCAGTTCGACGAGCTGTACCGCAATCTGGTGCGTGCCGGCGAAGCCTCGGGTGTACTCGATACCGTGCTGGACACCGTGGCTACCTACAAGGAACGCACCGAGGCGCTGAAAAAGAAGATCAAGAAGGCGCTGTTTTATCCAATCATGGTGGTGGCGGTAGCCATCTTGGTCAGCATGATCATGCTGCTTTTCGTCGTGCCTGTCTTTGCGGATACCTTCAAACAAGCCGGTGCCGCCTTACCTGCCCCCACGCAGTTCGTGGTGTCCGCTTCGGAATTCATGAAGAGCTGGTGGTGGATGATCCTGATCGTCATCGTCGGCGGGGTGGTTGGGCTGGTGCAAGGCAAGCGCCGTTCAGTGAAATTCGCCCACTTCCTCGACCGTGTGACGCTGAAATTGCCGGTATTCGGCAAGATCATGCGCGAATCGGCCATCGCCCGCTTCGCTCGCACCCTCGGCGTCACCTTCCATGCCGGCGTGCCGCTGGTCGAGGCACTGGATTCGGTATCGGGCGCCACCGGCAGCGTGGTCTACGGCGACGCCGTGAAGCAGATGCGTGACGACATCTCTGTGGGCCATCAATTGCAGCTGGCCATGAAGCAAACCGGACTGTTCCCCAACATGGTGGTGCAGATGACCGCCATCGGCGAGGAATCCGGTGCACTGGACAACATGCTGTTCAAGGTCGCTGAATTCTACGAAGAAGAGGTCGAGAACGCGGTCGATACCCTGTCCACCTTGCTCGAACCGATGATCATGGTGATCCTCGGTGTCGTGGTGGGCGGTATGGTGGTTGCGCTGTATCTGCCGATCTTCAAGCTCGCCGGCACGTTCTGA
- the pilB gene encoding type IV-A pilus assembly ATPase PilB yields the protein MSSAMQTPLTGLTGLARRLVTEGLLPEADARQAVQESTQQRATLTSWLLDKNLVDSTRLLRLASQEFGMPMLDVATMNPAHLPISLVSEALLNKHRALPLFQRGKRLFVGIADPMQLNALEEIKFHSGCMVEPILVERGQLNRAIDTTLSSMHDVMPDMGGDDFGDLDTEGGDGDEGPSGIDANANDDAPVVKFVNKILVDAIKRGASDIHFEPFETQYRVRLRMDGMLRAVASPPLKMASRISSRLKVMAQLDIAEKRVPQDGRIKLNLSKSRAIDFRVSTLPTLFGEKIVLRILDGSAAKIGIEKLGYEPDQQKLFVDAIHKPYGMVLVTGPTGSGKTVSLYTGLNMLNTAERNISTAEDPVEIRVEGINQVQQNAKRGMTFASALRSFLRQDPDVIMVGEIRDLETAEIAIKAAQTGHMVLSTLHTNDAAQTIARLMNMGIAPYNITSSVTLIIAQRLARRLHSCKRQQNLPPQLLLDAGFTQKDIDEGLTIYEAVGCDECNEGYKGRVGIYQVMPMLEEIQKIVLQGGNALQIAEVARAAGINDLRASAMLKVKQGLTSLTEIDRVTKD from the coding sequence ATGTCATCTGCTATGCAAACACCACTGACCGGACTGACCGGCCTGGCCCGGCGGCTGGTAACCGAGGGCCTGCTGCCGGAGGCGGATGCGCGCCAGGCCGTGCAGGAAAGCACCCAACAGCGGGCCACACTGACTTCGTGGCTGCTGGACAAGAACCTAGTGGACAGCACGCGCCTGTTGCGGCTGGCCTCGCAAGAGTTCGGCATGCCGATGCTTGACGTGGCGACCATGAATCCGGCGCATTTGCCGATCAGCCTGGTCAGCGAAGCCCTGCTGAACAAGCATCGCGCCCTGCCGCTGTTCCAGCGCGGCAAACGCCTGTTCGTCGGCATTGCCGACCCGATGCAGCTGAACGCTCTGGAGGAGATCAAGTTCCACTCAGGCTGCATGGTGGAACCCATCCTGGTCGAGCGCGGCCAGCTCAACCGCGCCATCGACACCACGCTCAGCAGCATGCACGACGTGATGCCCGACATGGGCGGCGACGACTTCGGCGACCTGGACACCGAAGGCGGCGACGGCGACGAAGGCCCTTCCGGCATCGATGCCAATGCCAACGACGATGCGCCGGTGGTGAAGTTCGTCAACAAGATCCTGGTGGACGCGATCAAGCGGGGCGCCTCGGACATCCACTTCGAGCCATTCGAAACCCAATACCGGGTGCGCCTGCGCATGGACGGCATGCTGCGCGCCGTGGCCAGCCCGCCGCTGAAGATGGCCAGCCGCATTTCCTCGCGCCTGAAGGTGATGGCGCAACTGGACATCGCCGAGAAACGCGTGCCGCAGGACGGCCGCATCAAGCTCAACCTCAGCAAGAGCCGCGCGATCGACTTCCGCGTCAGCACGCTGCCCACGCTGTTTGGCGAAAAGATCGTGCTGCGCATCCTCGATGGCTCGGCGGCGAAAATCGGCATCGAAAAGCTGGGCTACGAGCCGGACCAGCAAAAGCTCTTCGTCGACGCCATTCACAAACCCTACGGCATGGTGCTGGTCACCGGCCCCACGGGCTCGGGCAAAACGGTGTCGCTGTACACCGGCCTCAACATGTTGAATACCGCCGAACGCAACATCTCCACCGCGGAGGACCCGGTGGAAATCCGCGTGGAGGGCATCAACCAGGTGCAGCAGAACGCCAAGCGCGGCATGACCTTCGCTAGCGCGCTGCGCTCGTTCCTGCGCCAGGACCCGGACGTGATCATGGTGGGCGAGATCCGCGACCTGGAAACCGCCGAGATCGCGATCAAGGCCGCGCAGACCGGCCACATGGTGCTGTCCACCCTGCACACCAACGACGCGGCGCAGACCATCGCGCGCCTGATGAACATGGGCATCGCGCCCTACAACATCACTTCCTCGGTCACCCTGATCATCGCCCAGCGCCTGGCGCGCCGCCTGCACAGCTGCAAGCGGCAGCAGAACCTGCCTCCGCAGCTGCTGCTGGATGCCGGCTTCACCCAGAAGGACATCGACGAAGGCCTCACCATCTACGAGGCTGTCGGCTGCGACGAGTGCAACGAGGGCTACAAGGGCCGCGTGGGCATCTACCAGGTGATGCCGATGCTGGAAGAAATCCAGAAAATCGTGCTGCAGGGCGGCAATGCGCTGCAGATCGCCGAAGTCGCCCGGGCCGCCGGCATCAACGACCTGCGCGCCTCGGCCATGCTCAAGGTCAAGCAAGGCCTCACCAGCCTCACCGAAATCGACCGCGTGACCAAGGATTGA
- the ldcA gene encoding muramoyltetrapeptide carboxypeptidase has product MSTPRVRLIAPSGYPHDRAAMARGVTRLREAGSTVDGLDVLERTELRYAGSDAERAGDINALAALDSLPDIALAIRGGYGATRLLEHLHYDALRERLSGTHTVLVGHSDFTAIQLALYAKSGLVTFGGPMLGPDFGAETPSALTLPHFWQTVRASQGHAEWSSSGEHALDLEGPLWGGNLAMLCSLLGTPYFPRIDGGILFVEDVGEPPFRIERLLYQLHLSGVLGRQRALILGDFTDCRPSTYDNGYGLAEGFAQIRRVVDIPVLDGLPFGHAPDKFTLPFGVPARLRVEGGRARLDFSGYPHLP; this is encoded by the coding sequence ATGAGCACGCCGCGCGTCCGCTTGATCGCCCCCTCCGGTTATCCGCACGACCGCGCCGCGATGGCGCGCGGCGTAACCCGCCTGCGCGAAGCGGGCAGCACGGTGGATGGCCTGGACGTGCTGGAGCGCACCGAACTGCGCTACGCCGGCAGCGATGCCGAACGCGCCGGCGACATCAATGCGCTGGCCGCGCTGGACAGCTTGCCGGACATCGCGCTGGCGATACGCGGCGGCTACGGCGCGACGCGCCTGCTGGAACACCTGCACTACGACGCGCTGCGCGAACGCCTGTCGGGCACGCACACTGTGCTGGTGGGCCACAGCGATTTCACCGCGATCCAGTTGGCGCTGTACGCGAAAAGTGGGTTGGTCACGTTCGGCGGCCCAATGCTTGGCCCCGATTTCGGTGCGGAAACGCCGAGCGCGCTGACCCTGCCGCATTTCTGGCAGACCGTGCGTGCGTCGCAGGGTCATGCCGAGTGGAGCAGCAGCGGCGAGCATGCGCTGGATCTCGAAGGTCCGCTGTGGGGCGGCAACCTCGCGATGCTGTGCAGCCTGCTCGGCACGCCGTATTTCCCGCGCATCGACGGCGGCATCCTGTTCGTGGAGGACGTGGGCGAGCCGCCGTTCCGCATCGAGCGGCTGCTGTACCAGCTGCATCTTTCGGGCGTTCTGGGTCGGCAGCGCGCGCTGATCCTCGGCGACTTCACCGATTGCCGGCCCAGCACCTACGACAACGGCTACGGGTTGGCCGAAGGTTTCGCGCAGATCCGCCGCGTGGTGGACATCCCGGTGCTGGACGGCCTGCCGTTCGGCCATGCGCCGGACAAGTTCACGCTGCCGTTCGGCGTGCCGGCGCGGCTGCGGGTGGAGGGTGGTCGGGCGCGGCTGGATTTCTCCGGTTACCCGCACCTGCCGTAA
- the vioB gene encoding dTDP-4-amino-4,6-dideoxy-D-glucose acetyltransferase VioB, whose product MSAKPLLLLGRGGFGREVAAWIAARAMPFAVLGFLDDENPGEPDVLGSIQGHEPRQDASYLTCFGDGHARHQVRTQLQARGARFASLVSPDAMTATPLEDAINGIFLGACSISAGVALGDDLLVQGFAVVGHDVAIGTGVTISSHAFIGGHATLEPFCTVHPHAVVLPHVVVGEGAVVGAGSVVIKDVPPGATVFGAPAKIIVPGVRDA is encoded by the coding sequence ATGAGCGCGAAGCCCCTCCTGCTGCTGGGTCGTGGCGGCTTTGGCCGCGAGGTGGCCGCGTGGATCGCGGCGCGGGCCATGCCGTTCGCCGTCCTGGGCTTTCTCGACGATGAAAACCCCGGCGAGCCCGACGTGCTGGGATCGATCCAGGGCCATGAGCCGCGGCAGGACGCAAGCTACCTCACCTGTTTCGGTGACGGACATGCACGGCACCAGGTCCGCACGCAATTGCAGGCGCGCGGCGCGCGTTTCGCCAGCCTGGTTTCGCCCGACGCGATGACCGCGACGCCGCTGGAGGATGCCATCAACGGCATTTTCCTTGGCGCCTGCAGCATCTCCGCCGGCGTGGCGCTGGGTGACGACCTGCTGGTGCAGGGGTTCGCCGTGGTGGGCCACGACGTCGCCATCGGCACCGGCGTCACCATCAGTTCGCACGCCTTCATCGGCGGCCACGCCACGCTGGAGCCGTTCTGCACGGTGCACCCGCATGCCGTGGTGTTGCCGCACGTGGTGGTCGGCGAAGGCGCGGTGGTCGGCGCCGGCAGCGTGGTCATCAAGGATGTACCGCCCGGCGCCACCGTGTTCGGCGCGCCGGCGAAAATCATTGTTCCGGGGGTACGCGATGCCTGA